The following proteins are encoded in a genomic region of Coffea eugenioides isolate CCC68of chromosome 6, Ceug_1.0, whole genome shotgun sequence:
- the LOC113774843 gene encoding protein NCA1 isoform X1, whose translation MTTVCPFAKAGRPDDAAVKKCPENQSKPKCPFGYDSDTTAAGNESKPKQESGESARVTPKCPFGYDSDTFKLGPFSCMICQALLFDCSKCIPCSHVYCKVCISRLKDCPLCGADIEKIEPDTDLQNVVDRFIEGHARIKRSQVNEDKEEVVGQKKTVIYEDVSLERGSFLVQQALRAFRANNLESAKSRLSLCADDIREQLQRIGNTAELCSQLGAVLGMLGDCCRASGDAASAITYFDESVVFLSKVPKDDLEVTHTLSVSLNKIGDLKYYDGDLQAARSYYFQALDVRRDAIKRHSSIPSQGRKRILDIAISLAKVADADRNLGNEDAAIGGFQEAIKSLESLTLSSEEIVQQQKRLSVLEFLNNQLMNKPSQ comes from the exons ATGACAACTGTTTGCCCATTTGCCAAAGCTGGTCGTCCCGATGATGCTGCTGTTAAGAAATGTCCAGAAAACCAAAGTAAACCGAAGTGTCCCTTTGGATATGATTCTGACACAACTGCTGCAGGAAATGAGAGCAAGCCCAAACAAGAATCTGGCGAATCTGCCCGCGTTACTCCCAAGTGTCCCTTTGGATATGATTCTGACACATTTAAACTGGGCCCTTTCAGCTGTATGATTTGTCAAGCACTTCTTTTTGACTGTAGCAAATGCATTCCGTGTTCCCATGTCTATTGCAA AGTATGTATATCACGCCTCAAGGACTGTCCATTATGTGGTGCTGACATTGAGAAGATAGAACCCGACACAGATCTTCAGAATGTTGTTGATCGTTTCATTGAAGGTCATGCAAGGATCAAGAGGTCTCAAGTGAATGAGGACAAAGAGGAAGTAGTGGGTCAGAAGAAAACAGTAATATATGAAGATGTGTCTCTCGAGCGTGGTTCTTTCTTGGTGCAACAAGCCTTGAGG GCATTTCGTGCAAATAATTTAGAAAGTGCAAAATCAAGACTTAGTCTGTGTGCTGACGACATCAGAGAGCAGTTGCAAAGAATTGGGAACACTGCTGAATTGTGCTCACAGCTAGGAGCAGTTTTGGGCATGCTTGGTGATTGCTG TCGTGCTAGCGGAGATGCCGCCTCTGCTATCACTTATTTTGATGAGAGTGTTGTATTCCTTTCAAAAGTGCCTAAAGATGATTTGGAG GTTACGCATACTCTATCTGTATCACTTAATAAAATTGGAGATCTGAAATATTATGATGGGGACCTGCAAGCTGCCAGATCTTATTATTTCCAGGCTCTGGATGTTCGTCGTGATGCTATCAAGCGTCATTCTAGCATTCCATCTCAGGGCAGGAAACGT ATTTTGGATATAGCTATTTCCCTTGCAAAAGTTGCAGACGCGGACAGAAATCTAGGAAATGAGGATGCAGCAATTGGTGGATTTCAAGAAGCCATAAAATCACTGGAATCTTTAACATTAAGTTCAGAAGAAATTGTCCAACAACAGAAG CGCCTCTCGGTGCTTGAGTttctaaataatcaactcatgAATAAACCTTCCCAGTGA
- the LOC113774843 gene encoding protein NCA1 isoform X2, producing the protein MTTVCPFAKAGRPDDAAVKKCPENQSKPKCPFGYDSDTTAAGNESKPKQESGESARVTPKCPFGYDSDTFKLGPFSCMICQALLFDCSKCIPCSHVYCKVCISRLKDCPLCGADIEKIEPDTDLQNVVDRFIEGHARIKRSQVNEDKEEVVGQKKTVIYEDVSLERGSFLVQQALRAFRANNLESAKSRLSLCADDIREQLQRIGNTAELCSQLGAVLGMLGDCCRASGDAASAITYFDESVVFLSKVPKDDLEVTHTLSVSLNKIGDLKYYDGDLQAARSYYFQALDVRRDAIKRHSSIPSQILDIAISLAKVADADRNLGNEDAAIGGFQEAIKSLESLTLSSEEIVQQQKRLSVLEFLNNQLMNKPSQ; encoded by the exons ATGACAACTGTTTGCCCATTTGCCAAAGCTGGTCGTCCCGATGATGCTGCTGTTAAGAAATGTCCAGAAAACCAAAGTAAACCGAAGTGTCCCTTTGGATATGATTCTGACACAACTGCTGCAGGAAATGAGAGCAAGCCCAAACAAGAATCTGGCGAATCTGCCCGCGTTACTCCCAAGTGTCCCTTTGGATATGATTCTGACACATTTAAACTGGGCCCTTTCAGCTGTATGATTTGTCAAGCACTTCTTTTTGACTGTAGCAAATGCATTCCGTGTTCCCATGTCTATTGCAA AGTATGTATATCACGCCTCAAGGACTGTCCATTATGTGGTGCTGACATTGAGAAGATAGAACCCGACACAGATCTTCAGAATGTTGTTGATCGTTTCATTGAAGGTCATGCAAGGATCAAGAGGTCTCAAGTGAATGAGGACAAAGAGGAAGTAGTGGGTCAGAAGAAAACAGTAATATATGAAGATGTGTCTCTCGAGCGTGGTTCTTTCTTGGTGCAACAAGCCTTGAGG GCATTTCGTGCAAATAATTTAGAAAGTGCAAAATCAAGACTTAGTCTGTGTGCTGACGACATCAGAGAGCAGTTGCAAAGAATTGGGAACACTGCTGAATTGTGCTCACAGCTAGGAGCAGTTTTGGGCATGCTTGGTGATTGCTG TCGTGCTAGCGGAGATGCCGCCTCTGCTATCACTTATTTTGATGAGAGTGTTGTATTCCTTTCAAAAGTGCCTAAAGATGATTTGGAG GTTACGCATACTCTATCTGTATCACTTAATAAAATTGGAGATCTGAAATATTATGATGGGGACCTGCAAGCTGCCAGATCTTATTATTTCCAGGCTCTGGATGTTCGTCGTGATGCTATCAAGCGTCATTCTAGCATTCCATC TCAGATTTTGGATATAGCTATTTCCCTTGCAAAAGTTGCAGACGCGGACAGAAATCTAGGAAATGAGGATGCAGCAATTGGTGGATTTCAAGAAGCCATAAAATCACTGGAATCTTTAACATTAAGTTCAGAAGAAATTGTCCAACAACAGAAG CGCCTCTCGGTGCTTGAGTttctaaataatcaactcatgAATAAACCTTCCCAGTGA
- the LOC113775964 gene encoding uncharacterized protein LOC113775964: protein MEYKHFSHQHNLNIYKVQQGQICRCHGCQSLCHDSIYACWACDFFLHEHCGNATRYVNHPAHPLHPLILIPSPTYCSGSFVCNACGEIGNAFSYCCALCEIDLHLNCAFMPPKVSHKAHQHELVVSVGSPDRKGAPEFCKICTKELNSKNWSYCCLKPECDFRVHTFCATSEVKPGLYQGDDPDSEIPEPNSAATEANGNQPKPAPPKPSDPAAELLELQLQMQMAQQLAQMMASFNLSQFV, encoded by the coding sequence ATGGAGTACAAGCATTTCAGCCACCAGCACAATCTCAATATCTACAAAGTGCAGCAAGGGCAAATTTGTCGTTGCCATGGGTGCCAATCTCTTTGCCATGATTCCATTTATGCTTGCTGGGCATGCGATTTCTTCCTTCATGAGCATTGTGGAAATGCAACTCGTTATGTTAACCATCCTGCTCATCCCCTGCATCCTCTGATCCTGATTCCTTCTCCAACTTATTGCAGCGGTTCATTTGTATGCAACGCTTGTGGGGAAATTGGCAATGCATTCTCCTATTGCTGCGCACTTTGTGAAATTGATCTTCATCTCAACTGTGCCTTTATGCCACCAAAGGTAAGCCACAAAGCCCATCAACATGAGCTTGTAGTTAGTGTTGGTAGCCCAGATCGAAAGGGTGCTCCTGAATTTTGCAAAATATGCACCAAAGAGTTGAACTCCAAGAACTGGTCATACTGTTGTCTTAAGCCTGAATGCGATTTTCGGGTGCATACTTTTTGTGCTACTTCAGAGGTGAAACCAGGTCTGTATCAGGGAGATGATCCGGATTCTGAAATCCCTGAACCAAATTCAGCAGCAACTGAAGCCAATGGAAATCAGCCTAAGCCGGCTCCTCCTAAACCATCAGATCCTGCTGCTGAATTGCTGGAGCTTCAGCTTCAGATGCAAATGGCTCAGCAACTCGCACAGATGATGGCATCTTTCAATCTCAGCCAGTTTGTGTAG
- the LOC113775946 gene encoding uncharacterized protein LOC113775946, with product MEKPLQKLLIQHFSHEHLLERRLFPPEGNCICFGCKLQILPGKHGYRCRKCPFYLHQVCYSMPQKIQHPVDPNHHLTLLAMPSDFDKAIDCKACEQTIAGFYYNCATCGTFYHMLCLATPLSVKLPVHPHTLKLEFSPPYKFQCDLCDMPSHRGWLYRCGFCEFDVHISCAIMDSQAMLQLQPQTRVLEIDGRTDADSKRHELMALVLKGIAGLQGQENFPSQSEYYQPSPLSEYAPTPSFQLSEACFSIDIERSFIHDGLESKEADFHLVQLQESKETKKIGYVVLTKGDVHDPKQPNPVVTPAKNPSDGSRIGTPQKGQKPANSSAISSHVWVELGQENAKANASNDNAGLVHQTQEQGRWCSCW from the exons ATGGAGAAACCGCTGCAGAAGCTTCTAATACAACATTTCAGTCATGAACATCTATTAGAACGTAGACTGTTTCCACCTGAAGGAAACTGCATCTGCTTTGGCTGCAAACTCCAGATATTGCCTGGCAAGCATGGTTACCGGTGCAGAAAATGCCCCTTTTATCTTCACCAAGTGTGCTACAGCATGCCTCAAAAGATTCAGCATCCAGTTGATCCAAATCATCACCTCACCCTCCTTGCCATGCCATCAGACTTTGACAAGGCCATTGACTGCAAGGCATGTGAACAGACTATCGCTGGATTTTACTACAACTGTGCAACATGTGGTACTTTCTACCATATGTTGTGCTTAGCAACTCCTCTATCTGTTAAGCTTCCTGTCCATCCTCACACACTCAAACTTGAATTTTCCCCACCCTACAAGTTCCAGTGTGATTTATGTGACATGCCCAGTCATCGTGGCTGGCTTTATCGATGTGGCTTCTGTGAATTTGATGTCCACATTTCTTGTGCCATCATGGATTCACAAGCTATGTTGCAATTGCAGCCACAGACCAGAGTTTTAGAAATCGATGGAAGAACAGATGCTGATAGTAAGCGCCACGAATTGATGGCCTTAGTATTGAAGGGGATTGCAGGCTTGCAGGgtcaagaaaattttccaagtCAATCAGAATATTATCAACCAAGTCCACTGTCAGAGTATGCTCCAACTCCAAGTTTTCAACTCAGCGAAGCATGTTTCTCAATAGATATTGAAAGATCATTTATACATGATGGTCTGGAAAGCAAAGAAGCAGATTTCCATCTGGTGCAGCTTCAGGAATctaaagaaacaaagaaaattggCTATGTTGTTTTAACCAAAGGAGATGTCCACGATCCAAAGCAGCCTAATCCAGTGGTTACTCCGGCTAAAAATCCCTCAGATGGTTCTCGTATTGGAACTCCACAAAAAGGTCAAAAGCCAGCAAATTCATCTGCCATTAGTTCTCATGTTTGGGTGGAATTAGGCCAAGAAAATGCTAAAGCAAATGCATCAAATGACAACGCAGGCCTTGTACATCAGACCCAAGAACAA GGTCGTTGGTGCTCATGCTGGTAA
- the LOC113775738 gene encoding uncharacterized protein LOC113775738, with protein MRIRKRFPPSASISSAAPSDPQLNRSPVVQPLIQVNPHQNLHMVQEEAKHNNPKNPDPQNQPFQQPNSQAITTTNENPTWDFLNSGVDEEKLKQKEIEGKEIKDERCSCNDTRKDSIQGELSTTQFPLPSSSSSPVIERWCEGDKVVPLKKRKGSFETINIASKETTKAKMKSKTNKKCLLQSGDGHEGIKKTMSSAGAKKSKRGSVIMEGSRCSRVNGRGWRCCQQTLVGYSLCEHHLGKGRLRSMTSVRNSAMTNQIGANEKDEITAPLSSLQEKEVVKSLSSKINSNDFDDQDDDEKKPLVGVKKRMKLGAVKARSMSSLLGQTDTNMVVGSNGNNHI; from the exons ATGAGGATCAGGAAACGTTTTCCTCCCTCAGCATCAATCTCTTCAGCTGCCCCGTCAGATCCCCAGCTCAACCGGTCACCGGTGGTGCAACCACTCATACAAGTAAATCCCCATCAGAATCTTCATATGGTGCAAGAAGAGGCAAAGCACAACAATCCCAAAAATCCCGATCCTCAAAATCAGCCCTTCCAGCAACCAAATAGTCAAGCAATCACGACCACAAATGAAAATCCCACATGGGATTTTCTCAACAGCGGTGTTGATGAAGAGAAGTTGAAGCAAAAG GAAATTGAAGGGAAGGAGATTAAAGATGAGAGGTGTAGCTGTAATGATACAAG GAAGGATAGCATTCAAGGAGAATTATCTACTACGCAGTTTCCTCTgccatcatcttcttcttcaccAG TTATTGAGAGATGGTGTGAAGGGGATAAAGTTGTTccattgaagaaaagaaaagggagctTTGAGACAATTAACATTGCAAGCAAAGAAACAACAAAGGCGAAAATGAAGTcgaaaacaaacaagaaatgtTTGCTACAAAGTGGTGATGGACATGAAGGGATCAAGAAAACGATGTCTAGTGCTGGTGCAAAGAAGAGCAAGAGAGGCAGCGTTATCATGGAGGGTTCGCGGTGCAGTCGCGTTAACGGGCGAGGATGGAGGTGTTGCCAACAGACTCTTGTAGGTTATTCCTTGTGCGAGCATCATTTAGGTAAAGGAAGGCTAAGAAGCATGACTAGCGTTCGAAACAGTGCCATGACTAATCAGATTGGTGCAAATGAGAAGGATGAAATAACTGCACCACTGTCGAGTTTGCAAGAAAAAGAAGTGGTGAAATCTTTGTCAAGCAAGATTAATAGTAATGATTTTGATGATCAGGATGATGATGAGAAGAAGCCATTGGTGGGGGtaaagaaaagaatgaagctcGGTGCAGTTAAAGCTAGATCCATGAGCAGCCTCTTAGGCCAGACAGATACTAATATGGTAGTGGGATCTAATGGCAACAACCATATATAG